In the genome of Brachypodium distachyon strain Bd21 chromosome 3, Brachypodium_distachyon_v3.0, whole genome shotgun sequence, the window GACTACGACCGTAGGAGATAATATATGGTGCAATCTTAACATCGTTTGCAGTAAACTTCCATGGATGCCACTACGGCAGACACCCCATGGTTTTTTGAGTGTGCGACGCCCTTACAACAGCTCTCTATTGCTTGATGCATGCACAATAATTTATAATTTTAAGACATTTTAACTTTTGAACCATTTGCTTTAGCTAAGATCCGTCTTCATCGACGGCTTTGTTTCATCGAGattttcaaaactagatctcaTATGTTCTGACATATTATTTTTACTCGTGAAAGTTACCACCTAATAACTTTTGAAGTTATCATCGTGTTGGTATGAAGTTGTCACATGTTAGTATATTTGATTAGTTTAAGAGACTATTATCATGTATTGTGATATTTGTAAGAACAACTTATACATAGATGCTACGGCATGGACACGCTGCTTGCTAGAGTCCCTCGTTCATAAAAGGAATTACCCTCGTAATGTTCTCATATTTACGTACCACATGTGTTTGTCAAATGTCACCAACAATGATGATGGAATTGCCATATCGATTAGAATGCCACCACGGTAATGATGTACTCACCAAGTCATCGTACCGTAGCAATAGCTATCACCATGATGGTAATGTATCTTCAAAAAGGATATGCATGGTAAGTTTTTATGAAACACCGTGATATTATTTGTCATGATgtttaaaaatatatagtgGTTTCATAGTTATCATGCATTGTGGTTAGTATTATATTAGTTACCAACGGGTGTGGATGTACATACCTACGAGCCTGACAGGAAAATCATCATTGCCGTGGCATCTTCTTACTAAGTAGGGCGGTAATTCATGCTAGCTTTGTGGCCTGGTAACAAGGTCCGAAGAAAACTTAGTTGAAACATATACAAATGAGTTTTAAAGACTTTGTGCATATGAAGCGGACAATGAAAACGGATTATGAATTGTACAGACGTTTTAAATTACATAACATTTCCCTGTCGATTTTTGCTCTTGGCAAGTGCATGCACCTCTAGCCACCTCGAACCAAAGCAGCAGGATGCAAGTGCGCAGAGTCTATCGCACCTGGCAGAGAACGTTCAtagtgaaaaatatttttcgtTATCTCagcacaaaaagaaaagatggtaTAGCTATATCTAAATTGCCTGATTTTTTAAGCAGAAGATTTAAATCGAAGTTGGTGAATCAGAACCGTTTGAATTAATATCTAGATCtcattttcttatttttttttcatcatacgtttcgaatcttaaagcacaaagCATATCTAACGGCTGAGGAATCAAATTATCACTAAgtaaaaatcaggcaacttagatataacaaaaccgaaagaaaaatattgaaTTCGGAGTGAAACCAGTATCTTTGGAGGTGGCGGTCTCTTCGTTTCAATCTGCAACGTGATATCTGTCTGATTTGTGCTTGTTTGGTTTAGGGTCCAGCTCGTGCGCTGATGGCCGATTTATCAGGTTTAGCAACTGCCAGCAGCTTCGTACTTGATTCGGCCCTGGAATTAATTAATTCTTGGTTTCTGAAACATTGCACTCGGGTCTGCAGGTAAACATGGCCCCAGTGCAGCCAACGCAATCTTTGTTTCATGGATGGCTCTCGGAAACATCCTGGGATACTCTTCTGGCTCCACCAACAAATGGCACACGTACGTGAGCTTCAAGAAACCTGCTTAAATATTGATGCCTGCTTAAATATTGATGCCTGCTTAAATATTGATGGTCGTTTGCGATTTTGACGCACAGATGGTTCCCTTTTCTCCAGACAAGAGCTTGCTGCGAAGCTTGCGCGAACCTCAAGGCCGCGTTCTTGGTCGCAGTGGTGAGCAAGCAACCAGCAAGCTGTGCTGCCCGCGagtctgaagtctgaactgcAGCTAGCATAGCTGATGCACGTTGATATATTATTTTCAGTTATTCCTCGGCATTTCGACGATGGTGACGATGATCTTCGCCAAGGAGACGCCACTGGACCCGGAGGTGGCGAAGCAGAGCGAGGGGGAGCCGACGGGCCCGATGGCCGTTTTGAAGGGCATGAAGAACCTCCCCACTGGGATGCCATCGGTGCTCATCGTCACGGGCCTCACGTGGCTGTCGTGGTTCCCTTTCATCCTCTTCGACACGGACTGGATGGGCCGGGAGATCTACCACGGCAGGCCGGACGGGAACCCCGCCGAGGTCGCTGCTTTCCAGGAGGGCGTTCGGCAGGGCGCCTTTGGGTTACTGCTCAACTCCGTGCTCCTCGGCATCAGTTCCTTCATGATCGAGCCCCTGTGCAGGAAGCTTGGCGCCAGGAGCGTGTGGGTGGTGAGCCAAGTCCTCGTGTGCATCGCCATGGCACTAGTCGCCGTGCTCGGCTCATGGTCGCTCGGCGACTTCGGCGGGAACGTGCAGGACGCCGCAGCCACTGACAAGGGCCTCAAGGCATCGGCTCTCGccctcttcgtcttcctcggcttTCCCTTCGCAGT includes:
- the LOC100838014 gene encoding sucrose transport protein SUT3, encoding MGVEMELSENGGGGRPPRPPKISLMGLFLACMVAGGVQYGWALQLSLLTPYVQTLGIPHALTSVMWLCGPIAGLIVQPCVGLSSDKCTSPMGRRRPFILSGCIVICISVTIVGFSSDIGYALGDTKEDCNVYTGPRYRAAAAFILGFWLLDFSNNTVQGPARALMADLSGKHGPSAANAIFVSWMALGNILGYSSGSTNKWHTWFPFLQTRACCEACANLKAAFLVAVLFLGISTMVTMIFAKETPLDPEVAKQSEGEPTGPMAVLKGMKNLPTGMPSVLIVTGLTWLSWFPFILFDTDWMGREIYHGRPDGNPAEVAAFQEGVRQGAFGLLLNSVLLGISSFMIEPLCRKLGARSVWVVSQVLVCIAMALVAVLGSWSLGDFGGNVQDAAATDKGLKASALALFVFLGFPFAVLCSVPFAVTAQLAASKGGGQGLCTGVLNIAIVLPQMVIAIGAGPWDELFGKGNIPAFALASVFAFTSAVAGMVMIPKMSKSSFQSVSMGGGH